Proteins encoded together in one Larus michahellis chromosome 4, bLarMic1.1, whole genome shotgun sequence window:
- the CDCA4 gene encoding LOW QUALITY PROTEIN: cell division cycle-associated protein 4 (The sequence of the model RefSeq protein was modified relative to this genomic sequence to represent the inferred CDS: inserted 1 base in 1 codon), protein MGEEEGLHQTQLLRLSMPVETREERGETASPVGEIQPLRCLLLCEAAAPDFHQVWNLMGARSWELLPXLRCHDLWTCSPLVPECRLWDPVHMFLSPVVPHWPFSNLDTMFVRGLKRKCFDGEEDIEGTLAGIKAIPSYNLQRQSLLDMSLVKLQLCHMLVEPNLCRSVLIANTVRQIQEEMTQDGTWQMINTQSTGQASLDRLVSTDILCRSSREQAEGKHVPGYSTFNKDFEGDQAQDSSETMSTASSVQAPRNLQSNVWEMENPQENKGNFQKSLDQIFETLENKSPNSVEDLFSEVDNSYYDLDTMLTGMMSNTKMGHCDGLETFSSPTTATSNSNCKSDLNELDHIVEILVES, encoded by the exons atgggagaagaggaaggactACATCAAACACAATTACTG AGGTTAAGCATGCCAGTAGAAACTCGGGAGGAGCGAGGAGAAACTGCCTCTCCAGTAGGTGAAATACAGCCGTTGAGATGTTTGCTTCTGTGCGAAGCAGCAGCTCCTGACTTCCATCAAGTGTGGAACTTAAtgggagccaggagctgggagctcCTGC CTCTCCGATGCCATGACTTGTGGACCTGCTCACCCCTGGTTCCCGAGTGCCGTCTTTGGGACCCAGTCCATATGTTCCTGTCCCCTGTTGTACCACACTGGCCATTCTCTAACCTG gacaCAATGTTTGTGCGAGGattaaagagaaaatgttttgatgGCGAAGAAGATATTGAAGGAACTCTGGCTGGTATTAAGGCTATTCCTTCATATAATCTTCAGCGGCAGTCACTTTTAGATATGTCCTTGGTTAAACTTCAGCTGTGTCATATGCTGGTTGAACCTAACCTTTGTCGTTCGGTACTTATAGCCAATACGGTACGGCAGATCCAAGAGGAAATGACTCAGGATGGGACTTGGCAGATGATAAATACACAGAGTACAGGGCAGGCATCCCTGGATCGTCTTGTTTCAACAGACATCCTCTGTCGTTCATCTAGGGAACAAGCTGAGGGAAAGCATGTCCCAGGCTATAGTACTTTCAATAAAGACTTTGAGGGTGACCAGGCACAAGATAGTTCAGAGACTATGTCAACAGCCTCTTCAGTGCAAGCTCCCAGAAACCTGCAGAGCAATGTGTGGGAAATGGAAAATCcacaagaaaataaaggaaacttTCAAAAATCATTAGATCAAATATTTGAGACACTGGAGAACAAAAGTCCTAATTCTGTTGAAGATCTGTTTTCAGAAGTTGACAATTCTTACTATGATCTTGATACTATGCTAACAGGAATGATGAGCAACACAAAAATGGGACACTGTGATGGacttgaaacattttcttctccaacAACTGCAACTTCTAACTCTAATTGTAAATCTGATCTTAATGAGCTTGATCATATTGTGGAAATCCTTGTTGAATCCTGA